TGTTTAATTCTCTTTCTCTTAGAATAGTTAAAATTCTTGCAATATCTTTTTTAGTTTGATTGATTTCCGCAGTATTGCTGATAGAACCAATTTTATTTTGGAATCTTAAATTAAATAGTTTCTTTTTTAATTCCAATATTTTTTCTTTTAACTCTTCGTTTGATAATTTTCTTAATTCTGATGCCTTCATGCTATTCACCTCTACTCAACACTTTTTACTAATCTTGTTTTAATTGGAAGTTTGTGACCTGCTTTTCTAAATGCTTCTGCTGCAACCTCTTCAGGAACACCGGCAAGTTCAAAAAGGATATGACCAGGTTTTACGATTGCTTCGTAGTGGTCTAAATCACCTTTTCCTTTACCCATACGAGTTTCAGCAGGTTTTTTAGTAACAGGCTTGTGTGGAAATACTCTGATCCAAACTTTAGCACCTTTTTTTGCTTCTCTTACGATGGCAATTCTGGCAGCTTCTATTTGTCTTGATGTTAATCTTCCCGGTTCTAACGCTTGTAATCCATATTCGCCAAAATCAACTTGATTTCTTCTTGTAGCCTTCCCTTTTGTTCTACCTTTTTGAGGTTTTCTCCATTTAACTTTTCTTGGTTGAAGTAAAGACATATTTTAAACCTCCTTGATTTCTAAATTAAGTTGTGTGAAGTTCTTCTTCTACTCTGCTA
This is a stretch of genomic DNA from Sulfurihydrogenibium sp. YO3AOP1. It encodes these proteins:
- the rpmC gene encoding 50S ribosomal protein L29 — protein: MKASELRKLSNEELKEKILELKKKLFNLRFQNKIGSISNTAEINQTKKDIARILTILRERELNKTNG
- the rplP gene encoding 50S ribosomal protein L16; this translates as MSLLQPRKVKWRKPQKGRTKGKATRRNQVDFGEYGLQALEPGRLTSRQIEAARIAIVREAKKGAKVWIRVFPHKPVTKKPAETRMGKGKGDLDHYEAIVKPGHILFELAGVPEEVAAEAFRKAGHKLPIKTRLVKSVE